Genomic DNA from Acanthopagrus latus isolate v.2019 chromosome 2, fAcaLat1.1, whole genome shotgun sequence:
AAGCCCTTATGAGGGGCCATTGAATGCACCAAAGCAGGTCACGTGTACTGCAGCACGCAACATTTGGGTTGAATAATCGATAAATATTCTCCCCttatcattaacattaacaatttATATAATCATTAATGCTATTGAACCGTTGTTAAAaattcgaaaaaaaaaaatcacagaattgGTGCAGAGACCTCAGTCCAACGGTACCGTTACGTGTTACGTCACAGTACCGTTACCAGTTACGCCACAGTGGACTCAACATTCCTGGAATAGAAGAACAAGGACAAAGGTTTTATTCTCAGTTTACAGACAGTACAGTTCTGTATTGCCAGCTATCACAGTTATGTCCAGATCTACACAGATGCATCAAAGCATTAACATAGGAGTTTCCATTTTTGCACCAGAATTTCATTTAAGTTAGGGAAAGGGGTCTCTGGAACATTATGCGTTTTTGCAGGAGAACTGCTTGCTATATCACCGACAGCACAGTAGATAGAGTACACAATAGTGTTGAGAACCATAATTTCTTCAAACACACCATGGACCAGTATGGACTGAGAAGTTCTCTGTATTAAGTAGGAAATCATGGCGCAGGCAGGTGTGATTACTGTGGCCaagaagaaacagcagagcGTGTGGTGTCAAACTGTTAGAGATATGAggtgtgaggaagagagagagggcaaaTGACTCAGAATCTCAGGGAAATAAACGTAACCTAAAATagacattttacaacaaaactCATTAAATTGTTATAAGATCCTATTTCAGTACCTCAGAGCAACCAACATAATTGAGGGAAtgtagttgtttgtttgtttgttttttattttgtattgtacTAGACCTCCTGATCCACATTCCATACCAATTGGTGGCGGTAATGCGCCAATTTGTTGTTTGCCAACTGAcgaaaagaagaggaggaagaagaagaaggaggtcATGTGAACACTACGTCATCGCGTCACAAGGCAAACAATATGGCTACCTACTTGGTTTCGTGTTTACCCGTAGCTGTTGTTAACTGTCAGATGCGgaactttgatatttttgctaACTAAATAATAGTTTGGCTCCTTTCTCTTGATAGTATATGTGTACCGGCACCTGTTTATTCGCTTATAGCCGGCTTGACAAAAGGTATATTTATCTACGTAGCCGCATCTATCCAGGTCAGACCTTTCAGTCACAGTCACCTAGATAAAATAATGGCCACGACATTTGTCATCGGGGATAAATTCAGAAACAATGCGTCGAAATTATTAGAAAAGACTGACTCGTCCCTGCCCCAACAACTGAGGGAAGAACTGGAGGAGACTCTTAAAAAAACGGGCCCAACAACCCTGTCCTTCAGTACGGCAAGAAAACTCCAGAAATACCTTCAAGGCAATGGTGAAGTATTTAATACTGCATAATGTAATGTGTATACTTGATACTGTCCTCTCAATGAGTCAGATGGAGTGAGTCCTTCTGAGGGACTGCTTAGTTTTACCATCAGTTTAAAGCTCACATTTCATTGCATGCTTTGTTTGACTCAATAAGTCCAATGTACAACATTTACTTACACTTTTGTTGTATGTAGTCGGTTTCtcattaaaaagacaacaatgatAGAAAAGCTTTGCTAATGTAGATATGAAGAATTCAGAGCCATTCACTGTTCAACTTATTCAGTAAGAACAGTTGAGTAACACAGATGTGGCtcttaaaagcttttttttctaaaagggTAACTCGTACGATTCTACAtgttacagtgtttttgttttgttttttgttttgttgtttttttttaatatgtatatatagatattgGGGGTACTCAAGCATATGTGTGCAGACCTTttgtagctccagaggaagctaaataaagtgataaagtgtctccagtgatgtcactcagtcaCTAGGTTCACTCTGGGAAATGTAGGTAATATCTCTGGGTTTGCTGTATCAatttttctcttaaaaacaaactgactgtgATAAGTCCTGGCAACTGCATtaaccacaatgcaacttagaagtgtgtgacatcactggggcagtttatcagattacattcagcttcctctggagccacataAGACTTTATTCAACTTAATTCCACATAGGCAGCAGTACTCCCCAAAGCCTgttaacacattttgattttcataATAGAAACATACTGACCAATaaatctgcagtgttttatattgtttgatGAATAAACATCCCATGATATAGTCAAGTGTAGATTGCTTCACTGATGGCCACTTCAGCAAAGCCATTATGAATGGTGCAACCAAAAGAGTTCTGACATGatgttcaaataaataattcttACTAGGAGCCATGCCAGTATTGGTATGTAATGTTAATATATTTTGTAAATCATTcttatggctgttttttttctccagggcAACCTTTCTACCTGCATGAGTTATTGGAGGACAGCTCACTGTACCTGCCTGAGGTTGTGAAACCTCCCAGAGTAGGTGAAACTGCGGACATGTTAACCTAAAggaggaataaagagcttaatTTGAAACTACTATAAAGAAACTTCTGCTGCAAACAACTGAAATGATACTTTCTCTCATACTTTAGAACCCCCAGCTAGTGGCACGTCTCGAGAAGATCAAAGCAAAACTAGCCAACGAGGAGTACAACAGAATCACACGTAATGTGAACACTCAGGTacctttttaaatgcaatattttttaataattttgtaTTAAGGATATAGCTTTCTTATTTTGATGTCTAAAGGTCAAAATGTGATATCGTGCTGTGAGATTGCTTCACAGAAATCAACAATTTCAATGTAGAGGTCTTATGCATTAAAGACTGTGCAACAGCTAACAGTCTCTGATTTTTAATCATGATGTGACACTTACTAATGAGACATATTTAACTACCAGGCATATTTAAGATTTACACATATTTTACcatgtgatatatatatatgtctatttttgTCTTCAGGAAATCAACCGCAATGGAACATTAGCAGATTTTGGGAAAGAAGGTTGGTCACATGAACTGTTTATTATCTTATCTCAATTTAAGGGCTTTTTGTATCATGACAAGTTCCAGTAAGCAGAGgctacatttgtgtgtgtatatgttacATGAATGTGAACTTCATCTGAACTTGTTTTCCACTCTTCAGTGCGATCAGTCAAAGCTGTGGTGGTGACCATATTCAACTTCCTGGTCACAGTGGTTGCTGCTTTTGCCTGTTCATATATGGGAAGTCAGTACCTGTTCACTGACACTGCAGCGGTAAGAGAACATTCGATTTTTCTAGTATGTTCTGCGCCTAGATGCCACTTAAGTTTACCAAGCTACATGCAGTGCAGTTCAGTTCAACAGCCCTTAAACTAACTCCCGCTGTAATAGAACATGCTCTACTCAGTTCTGGTGGACTGTGTGTCAGACGGTTGTTCAGAtctgctgcatgtttgttttgtttttttgtagttacTGGCGTTACACTAAAAGGCATctctgatgttttcttcttGAAGTTGTGTTTCTGCCCTGCTGAAAGGtaacctgtttttgtttctgacaCTTGTTTTCCAGCGAGTAATATCGGCAGTGATCGCTGCATCTGTAGTTGGACTTGCTGAGCTGTATGTGCTGGTCCGGACCATGGAGGGAGAACTAGGGGAACCATAGGTGCAAAAACTGTAAGCTGTAGCAGCCCTCGAAGCAGAACCCCACCAACCTGCGTTTGAATTTACAAcatactttttttgtttttttccaggaaatTTTGTGatctttttgcttttcatttgataggaaaatgtatgtaattttGAGTAAGTAACTTAAgttaataaaaatgtacaaatcaaTCATAGAAGTTAACTGGTTCTAAATGAAATCTGTTGGATCTATGATATCATAAACTGTTAATATTTATTAATGCAGTTgctgtccttttttattttccattacCTACCAAACTTCTCTCTTGGTTTAGATTGAGCCGTGGTGGAAAAGGTACTTGGATCTTTTCATAAAGCAAATGTAACAAAACCACAATGTAGAAATGCTGTTTTGAGTAGTAGAAGTGGAAGCATTAGCTTCAAAATAtacttgcaaaacaaaaagtgaaaatgccaTGGCTCATTTCAGaataatgtatgtttttgagTTGTAAATATTGTTATCTTTGTGTTGTAACTTGTGAATCATCATGGCTATAATATTAAACATATGACATGATTTATATAATTAAATTGTGTATAAGTAAATTGAATATTCaaagtaaaagaacaaaaaacttCTTGTAAAAAGCACAGTTTGTGCCTCTGAAGGGTTGTGGAGTGGCAGTAGCAgaactgaaaatggaaatgtgcaAGTAAATTGCAAGTTGGTCAGAATTGTAAGTATGGAACACGAGTAATTGTGCAATTACAGTACACTGCTGTACTCTGTTCTGCATTATGGGAACGGTCCAGGCTTGGCACCAGATGTAGAGTCTGATGTAAAGTAAAACTGACTATGTtagtggtgaaaaaaaattctGTGCGTTGAAAATAGAGTGGTGAAAATGCCTATTTCTCTAAGAATGAACTGATAAATTGTCAAGTGATTCGATTCATTTCACGCTAATTTGATCAGAGTCATGTTTGTCATTCATCCCATGTTACATTCATCattcacaacacaaaagaaagtTATTTATCATTATAGGAAGGCGTCCTCAAGGGGGaaagtaacaaaaaataattgactTAAATGgaagtgatgaaaatgtttatgaatTTATTATAAAAGTGATAAAGATGTATTTGAGTTGAGAAATAGACCTTGTGAACtctaaattgatttgagaacctgattaacatttaattttaaacaGTATTTCTCTGATAATAAACTGGGCTACCAATAACCCAACTGCCATTAATTGTTTAACCGGAACATTATTAtggatctgctgcttttctggCAAACCTGTATCTTGAAATAGCCTTCATCCAGCACACAGATTTGtatggattattattattaaatctATGATCCAGCATAGCATGCCATTGTGTAGACAAACAGCACTACACCTCTGCTCTAAACAGGCTACTGCTAACCTTGAGGATACCGCAAATgataaattttcattttttgcctggataaatgataaaacatgactTATCATATCGACGCTTTTTGATTCAAATCGGCTTGAAATGAATCAAATCACTCGACTAAATCAGTCCATTTTTACCCATCTTATTTTCAATTGACATGCTTTTTTATCACCACCATGTAATCTTTGTTACCTCTGCCCCTCACAGTGTTGCCTCTTCTGAATAACCCACCAGCTGTGGCATCAGTTACTGAACACTGTTTACCGGTCTGACTTGATATCCTTCTCCACCTGACAGATGTGCTAATAATCGTCTGTCCTCTGATCTGTGCTTACTGTATCTGGTTAGAAGTGACTTATAGAGCCAACCAACACAcgcacatgaaaaaaaaacaagtgattaTTGCTCCCTGCGGTACAGTAGCCGTGATAGAAGACTTATCATCCAGAGGACAATAACACCATGTCTCttctttcaaaacatttcaatccGACACAGAAGATCTGTTCCCTCTGATCCCCTGTCTGAGATatgaattcatatttttgtaaaCCATCCCCTCCACTTCTTATTCCGTCCTATCATATCAGTGGAAAGATTAAAAGATGTAACTACATCTGGAATACAAAAAACAGTATCTTCCTAAGATCTGAGATTTGACACCCGGATTAAAGGTTTATTGAAAGATTATTCGGTATTAAAGATGATTGTGATATGCAGAGATCTCTGTCCAGTGCTCATATTTGCCTCTGTATTATACCTCTCATGTAATATTTCAAAACTTAAATCCAGGCAGAATTACAGAGCCTGTAAGCTGATAGACCCTGAGCTCTGGCTTTAATTTAGTTCTTATTtgtttccttccctctgtccATCTAACCCCTCCTGGTACTTACAGTACAGggagatatgaaaaaaaaaatattttgacttggaaaataattatttctctCATGGTATCTTACCACAAGGAATCATTTTAATCAGGATGTTTTGAAAGATAATACTTGTGGGGTCACAGCATTAAACATGGCACGGTTCAGCTTAGAGAAGGAAAACAGGCATCTGTTAGAGGAGAACATGTCAAGTACGTCTGTGTTTATGAGCTGCTCGGTGGATCCTTCAGTCAGTCCTTTATTTGTGCAGGAAACATCAAAATAAGGCTAGAAACATGAATCTTGACCCgtccacatcacacacagaagCTTGCAGCTGCTTCGGctcagttttcattttgctAAACATTTATAGGGGCATTTACAACACTGAGCACCTGGGTTTATAGGTGAGTTtgaatcatcaatcatcatttCTTTAATTAGTGCAGAGATGGTAGGTGTATACACACTGcagttcccttttttctgtttaataagtttaataaaaatgtcaaacagtagCCAATTATCATCCGAACATCACCTGCAGTGGTTGTTTCTTTAAgattgtatgaaaaaaataaacatcaatgTAATTTTATCAGAAGTTTGTGAGAAATaagctttcatttcatttattgcTATAAATATACTGTAGATGACGATGTCTAAAGTTTGATATTAAACTCCAGTAAATGTGACATTCATACGAGACAACATGATGATTTTACTTCACAGAATCAGTTTCTGTTCTTCAAGCCAAAAagcaaaaagtttgttttggttCCAGACACCAGTCCTTGGATATTTACATCCCTTATGTGTCTCATCAtctgaaacacagctggagctcATTAAACCACCATTTACACTACCAACAGACAACAACATTTGACAGTAATCAAACTGCATTTACTGGTCATTTCTTAGTTCCCTTGTTGCCAGACCAGTCCTCCCTAACACCCCAGCGCCTCTGAGTCAGTGAGGGAAACTAGCAATACAGCTGGCGCTCCTTAGCTGGCACGGTGGCTGACTGTTAGCCAGCATAGCTACAGCACTTCTTTTGTTGACCAACCAAAAGAAATTTCTGAAATGAATTGTTCCCTCTAAATTCGATATCAGATTTTTGCTCCTGCTGCCGTGCATCTGACGTGAGATCTATGTGCTCAGTTCCAGGCACAAAAACTTGtgctgaaattaaatgtttgtattctgtgtgtgagtatgtCATTTAGTGTTCACTACTGACTCGCTGGGCcaaagcaaatgtaaaataCTCTAAACTGAAACGGGATGTAAGGAATCAAATTGCTCCCTAATGTTTTGCACATGAGTGGAACACACTGAACGAAACAAGACAACAGATAAACCTATGACAACTTGAAACCAACTCAACTCTATGTAGACAAACACAAGACGATCAACTGTGGTGTCACAGGACACACTCAAGGGAAATACTGACAGAAGTAAAAGCCTCAGTGTTAGTGTTTCCCACCGCCCAGGCTCCACATCTGGACTGATCAGAATTCTAGAAAGTTGGTGACAATAGCAGCATTGTAGATCAGGTCTGAGATGTAGCCCATAGAGGTCTGAGGTCCCATTTGtgggtggtgatggtggtggtgtgggagGTGGTGTCCTTGGCCCTGAGTCACCTCCCAGTACACTGGCTGAGGGTGGGAAGGGACGACCTGGTCTACAGAGGTGTGGCCTCCGCCTGCAATGCCACCGCCGTACACGGCCTGATGAGCCCCGGATGGAGCCATCGTCTGGGGTTTGAAGTTCCTGAAGGATTGGTAGGGCCGGGTGGAGGCCGAGTGGTGAGGCTGCCTCGTGATGGGCTGAGGGAAGGAACCAGGAAGGAAACCAGGGAGCGCTGGTCCCAGGTGCTGccgctggtgctgctgctcctcctcccagAGATGATGGGACTCCGAAGGTTTGGAGGAGCCCAGTGAGGgctgctggtggagggaggaggaagatggaggtgAGGACACAGTGTTGCTGTAGATCTGGATCCAGTCGGAATACATTTGCGGGACATCCTCGCAAGAGTGGTTCTGCTCCGGCCTGAAGATGTCTGCCAAGGTGGTGGAGGTGAGGAAAGCAGAGGTCACGGGACCGGCGGAGGGGTCAACAACCCCTCGACCTCCCAGGACAGGCTTTGTGGACTTGGGGAGTCTCCCGGTCTTGATACTCCTGGCTCTTCTGTTTTGGAACCACACCTGTGGAAAATGGCAAGCCTTGTTATGTCTCTGCAATTTTAATCACACTTTTGCTGGGCTGCTAGGGACAGATACTGTCCAGCAATTTTGCAGTTACATAACAGCATGAAGGCGTCGAAAAGTAATCAGTCCCCGTCTGCGAGTACACGAGTCCATGCACTGATCCGAAAACAGAATAACGTATTTATGAGATTTATCCCAGCAGCGTCCAGCATCGCCCTCATCTGTATGCAGCCAGCAGATATTTTACTGCATGTAGCCTGTATCCAGTGAAACTGTACAACTTCAAGGACAGACAGCACATATCATCCATATATCATCCAGCTGTTAAAAATTACTATAACAATTTAAATTTGTTACATAATGATCTGGTATGGTGCTTGGGATCAGCCAAGACAAAAAGCTGAGGTATCAGAATGGCAATGGAGGAAAAATCTGGATCAGTAGGCCTACATCTGTACCTGCCTCCTCTGTGCAGGACCAGCTCTGTTCTTGGAGGAAGTGAAGCCACAAATAAAACGATGGGAGCAGTAATGATTCTTCTATGTTTTATGACTTACAGCACATCCAATGAAATACAACTCTGACCTGTAAAAAGCAGCTGAACCATCATGAGACATGTTCTATGTGTAGTTTTatggagtttaaaaaaaaaaggggggggggggggttgtgagCAGAGCCCAGAGCAGCAGACTCACCTGTATCTTGCTCTcgggcaggtgtgtgtgcgccgCCAGCCTCTCCCTCAGGGTGATGTCCGGGTAGGGAGTCACGGCAAAGGCCTGCTCCAGCTCGGACAGCTGGGCTCGGCTGAAGATGGTCCGCTTCCGTTTCCTCTGGCCCTCCATCAGGCCGGCGGCCCTGCCCGGCTCCGGGGAGGACGCTGCGCTCTCAGCTCGGGCATCCTCTGATGGAAGACAGCACAAATTGGAGTGAGACAGTCAACGTAATAAATACAGACTTTAATAAAATTGTAGTTGGAGGTAAATGCAACAAGGTTTTGGGGAGGGAAAAGGAAGCAGTAACATTTCGATCTGAGCTGATTATTTAAAGCAGACACGCTTCGAACTGTGTGCATGTTATAGTAGGCTAGTCTATTAAAATGAGAGACGGGTATGTTAATTAAAACTACAGGCCTGCTCAAAAATAATGTAATCAATTTCATAttactgaaatatattttttcattttatatttatatttatattaaagcAGTTTGCttgctgtatatatatataaaaaataaacatcgaACAAAATCGaacgtgtatatatatacacgttCGATTTTGTTCGATGTTTATTTTGGcttatttgacattttaggttcttttttttcttttcttttttaaaatttagaCAGTTCTGTGCATTTCTGTCATGATTCCGTAAAAATCGTCTTTTTAATTAGAAACAAGTGAACTGACATCGAattattttcatgcaaaaaagTTTCATGTTAGTTGGCTCTCTTATCAATCCCATGAATCATTTACAtgtgatgggtttttttgtttgtttgttttttcaccctTACATATCATACCATTACATGTTCATTATCTTTACGAAAACAGAAGAtatgcatgtaaacataaacaaaaacatataattcagatacatatatacataaaatataaatgaattgaAATCAAAAGACATCATTTGACAGAAGAATATACAATATAGTAATCTATACTGAACTCACCTTTACAGTGATCATGTTCTCCAAATAACGCCTTAAAATCCATCGCATCTTTCTGCTGGTTCTGCCTGAGCAAAGAGAAGTCCGAGTCCATGAACAGAGCCATGactacacactcacacacactgcccgGCCTCTGAGGAGGAGTGAGCGCTTCTTATATCACATGGGACACCCCGC
This window encodes:
- the tmem199 gene encoding transmembrane protein 199, yielding MATTFVIGDKFRNNASKLLEKTDSSLPQQLREELEETLKKTGPTTLSFSTARKLQKYLQGNGQPFYLHELLEDSSLYLPEVVKPPRNPQLVARLEKIKAKLANEEYNRITRNVNTQEINRNGTLADFGKEVRSVKAVVVTIFNFLVTVVAAFACSYMGSQYLFTDTAARVISAVIAASVVGLAELYVLVRTMEGELGEP
- the sebox gene encoding homeobox protein SEBOX isoform X1, which encodes MALFMDSDFSLLRQNQQKDAMDFKALFGEHDHCKEDARAESAASSPEPGRAAGLMEGQRKRKRTIFSRAQLSELEQAFAVTPYPDITLRERLAAHTHLPESKIQVWFQNRRARSIKTGRLPKSTKPVLGGRGVVDPSAGPVTSAFLTSTTLADIFRPEQNHSCEDVPQMYSDWIQIYSNTVSSPPSSSSLHQQPSLGSSKPSESHHLWEEEQQHQRQHLGPALPGFLPGSFPQPITRQPHHSASTRPYQSFRNFKPQTMAPSGAHQAVYGGGIAGGGHTSVDQVVPSHPQPVYWEVTQGQGHHLPHHHHHHPQMGPQTSMGYISDLIYNAAIVTNFLEF
- the sebox gene encoding homeobox protein SEBOX isoform X2, with translation MDFKALFGEHDHCKEDARAESAASSPEPGRAAGLMEGQRKRKRTIFSRAQLSELEQAFAVTPYPDITLRERLAAHTHLPESKIQVWFQNRRARSIKTGRLPKSTKPVLGGRGVVDPSAGPVTSAFLTSTTLADIFRPEQNHSCEDVPQMYSDWIQIYSNTVSSPPSSSSLHQQPSLGSSKPSESHHLWEEEQQHQRQHLGPALPGFLPGSFPQPITRQPHHSASTRPYQSFRNFKPQTMAPSGAHQAVYGGGIAGGGHTSVDQVVPSHPQPVYWEVTQGQGHHLPHHHHHHPQMGPQTSMGYISDLIYNAAIVTNFLEF